One Rhodothermales bacterium genomic window, CCGACAGTTTATCGATGTTGCCGGTATAGGCGAGACGCATGAACTCGACCACCAGCGCGCGGTTGGCGAGCAGTTCTTCGTTGTCCGCGAGTTCGAGAGCCGACGAATACGAGCCGTTGGCCATACGCGCGAGGATCCGCGCCGCGGCTTCAGTGAGGCCGGCGCGGGACTGCAGGGCCTGTTCGATGGCCTCGGCGGACAGCGGATCAAAACGCAACCGCTGGCAGCGCGAGAGGATCGTGGGCAGGAGCTTATCGGTCCGGGAAGTGAGCAGGATAAACACCGTGCGGGGCGTGGGTTCTTCGAGCAGCTTCAAAAAGGCGTTGGCCGCTTCGACACGCATGTACTCGACATCCGTAAGGATAGCCACCTTGTGCCGGCCTTCGACCGGTTTGAAGCTCATCACCCGGCGCAGTTCCTGGTGGACACGTGCGACAGTGTAGATCGCCTGTTTGTTAGAGACTTTCGCCGCATCGCCCAGCGAGGGCCGGCGTACAAAATCGATCACGGCATACGGATTGGCCGCCAGGAGTCGAAGTCGCTCGCCGACCTCCGATTCGTCTACGTCCCCCGGGTAGGGAAAAAGCACCTGCACGTCCGGATGGATCAGGCGGGACACCTTCAGACAGGCGGGGCATTCGCCGCAGGCCTCGGGTTGTTCGTGTATACACTGGAGCGCCTTCGCCATCTCGATCGCCGCCGCGCGTTTACCCGAGCCTTCGGGGCCATAAAATAGATACGCGTGTGCGATTCGCTGCTGCTCCAGACCGCGTCGGAGGGTATCGACCGCTCGTTCCTGACCAATGACGCTATTCCAGGCCATGCCGATGGGGAGTTCCGTTTTGAGGTGCTGTGGGAGGGGCCGGAAATTACGAAAAAAGTATAGGAATCCCGGGCCGGCGAAACAAAATGCCGGATCCGGGCGATTATAGGACGCTGCTGACCGGAGAGCGTAATCGTTCGCTGGACGTAGTGATTAAAAACAAGGTATGGCGCGGTAGCTCAGCTGGTTAGAGCGTCGGATTCATAACCCGGAGGTCGAGAGTTCAAGTCTCTCTCGCGCCACATGTCATAAAAAAGGACGCGATGCTCTCGCGTCCTTTTTTTGTGGCATGTTGTGTCGATCCGCGCCCGAGCTCGTGCGTCACGCTTCCACTTCCACCTCGGCTTCTTTTGTGATTTTGTCCTGGATCGATCGGGGCATGGTCTCGTACTGCAGGAACGTCGCCTTATGGAGCCCGCGGCCCTGCGTCATGGAGCGGAGGATGGTGGCGTAGCGGTACAGCTCCGCTTCCGGAATCTGGGCCACGATCTTCTGGAGGGCGCCTTCGCCCTGGATGCCCTGGATGCGGCCGCGGCGGACGTTGAGGTCGCCCATGACGTCGCCGGTATACGCCGCCGGCACCGTCACTTCCAGCGTATCGATGGGCTCGAGGATGACCGGGTTTGCCTGGCGGAAGGCCTCGCGAAAGCCCATGCGACCGGCCGTCTTGAAGGCCGCGTCGTTCGAGTCCACCGCGTGCATGCTGCCGTCGAAAGCGACCACGCGCACATCACCTACCGGGTAGCCGGCGATCGGGCCACGTTGCATGGCTTCGAGGATGCCTTTCTGGATCGAGCCGGCGAACCGCCGCATGTCGATCACGCCGCCGACGATGGCGTCGACGAAGTGGAGCTTCGCCCCCCAGGCGGTATCGAGCACGGTTTCGCCGCGCACCGAGATATCCGCCGGCGGGTGGTAGTCGCCCTGGTAGGGCTCCACGATGAGGGAGATATCGGCGAACTGGCCGGCGCCGCCGGTTTGTTTTTTGTGCCGATACGAAGCTCGGGCGCTATTCTGTACCGTCTCGCGGTAGGAGATTTTGGGTTTGAAATACTCGACATCGACACCGAAGCGGTTTTTGAGCCGGAACTGCGCGATGGCGAGGTGCATTTCGCCCTGTCCGCCGAGCAACATCTGGCTGAGGTGAGGGTCCAGCGTGACAACGAGCGACGGATCCTCGTTGCTCAATGCGTGCAATCCCTGCGCCAGGCGGTCCTCTTCCCCATGTTTGGCCGACCGGACGGCGGTGACATACCGCGGCTCGGGAAACTGGATGCCCCGGATGGAGACATCGCTTCCTTTGGCCCGCAGTGTGTTGTTCGAGTGGGTATTTTTGAGCTTGACGAGCGCCCCGATGTCTCCCGCGAACATTTTTGTCACCTGTTCGCGCTCGTGCCCGTTGAGGGAAAACAACTGCCCGAGGCGTTCCGTGGCGCCGGTCTGAGCGTTTTCGAGGTCCATGCCCTGTTCAAGCACGCCGGAGTAGACGCGAAAGAACGAGTATTCGCCGACGTGTGGTTCGGCCATGGTGCGGTAGACGAACGCGATGGGAGGGCCGGCGCTGTCCGTGCGCACCGGTGTCCCTGTGTCCGTGGGTGCCGGGGGCATCTCGATGGGCGAGGGGCAGACGTTGGCGATAAAGGTCATGAGCCGACTGACCCCGATGTTTTCCGCCGCACTCGTAATAAATATGGGGAAGAGTTGCCGCTTGAGCATTTCGATATGGATGCCCTGCCGCATCTGATCCTCCGTGAGGGATCCTTGCTCGAAATAGAGTTCCATGAGCGACTCATCGTTCTCCGCGATGCTTTCGATGAGCTCGTTGTGGAGCCGATCGGCCTCCTCTTGAAAAGCAGGTTCGATCTCGTTGTACGTTGCCGTGCCCTTATCCGGTTCGAAGGTGATCTGCTTCATCAGCAGCACGTCGATGATGCTGCGCGATGACGGGCCGGCGGGCAACTGCACGACCGCCGCGCCCCGACCGAAACGTTCCTTGATCTGCTCGACCCGATCGCGAAAGTTGGACTCCGCGCGATCCAGCTGATTTAACACGAACATGGTGGGGATGCCGTTCGTTGCCGCTTCGTTCCAGGCTGTCTCGATGCCTACCTGGATGCCTTCCGCGGCGTTGACGACCAGGATGGCCGTGTCGGCCACTTTGAGCGCCATGATCATCTCCCCCACAAAGTCCGGATAACCCGGCACGTCCAGGGCATTCAGCTTAACCCCGTTGTGTTCGACATGGAGCAGCGACGAAAAGACGGACATCTGACGCTCCTTCTCGCTGGGGTGATAATCACTCACCGTAGTGCCTTCGGCGATGGATCCCATGCGAGGAATGCGGCCGCTGTTGAACAACATGGCCTCGCCGAGCATGGTTTTGCCGCTTCCCTGATGCCCGAGTAGGGCGATATTGCGGATATGTTCTACGTCGTAAACCTTCATAGCCAACCTCCAATAAGTGCTGGACGCCTGGCAGCGGGCATGGGGTGGTTCGACCCATGGGCCCGCGAATTAGGAAGCGCTTTTTGCGCTTTGTGAGCGTCCTTTCGTTCGCTTGTTGTCCGACGGACAGGCTCTAAGTATACACCACTCGCGGGAAGAATCAAGGCGGTCTCGCACGCATACGCCGGATGTTTTTCCGCGGGGGCTGGCAGGCCGCCCGGGCAACCGAACCAGCGGCGGCGGGTTGAAGCCGGCCGAATCCTGTTCCACCCATCCGCGCCACTAACCCGGTCCCCACGTGTCTGCCGAAACGGCTCCGGTTCTGCTTGCCATCGAAACCGCCACCGACCGTTGTGGGGTGGCGCTGATGCGCGGGGATCGCCTGCTCGTGGCGCATACGATCGGTATGCCGCGTTCACATGCCGAGTGGTTGACAACCATGCTAGACGACGCCTTACGCTACGCCCATCTGGCGCCTGGCGCGCTCGACGCCGTCGCGGTGTCGATGGGC contains:
- the holB gene encoding DNA polymerase III subunit delta', translated to MAWNSVIGQERAVDTLRRGLEQQRIAHAYLFYGPEGSGKRAAAIEMAKALQCIHEQPEACGECPACLKVSRLIHPDVQVLFPYPGDVDESEVGERLRLLAANPYAVIDFVRRPSLGDAAKVSNKQAIYTVARVHQELRRVMSFKPVEGRHKVAILTDVEYMRVEAANAFLKLLEEPTPRTVFILLTSRTDKLLPTILSRCQRLRFDPLSAEAIEQALQSRAGLTEAAARILARMANGSYSSALELADNEELLANRALVVEFMRLAYTGNIDKLSDQVTSLSALGRERLKGWLILLMSWIRDLLLFRHQRTAAVLVNSDQAETIQKFCDGVPNADLDMMIGYVEETLGLIARNTHVPLTITVLALGMHHAMHGRPRPALYAPLAMPEETVS
- a CDS encoding elongation factor G; translated protein: MKVYDVEHIRNIALLGHQGSGKTMLGEAMLFNSGRIPRMGSIAEGTTVSDYHPSEKERQMSVFSSLLHVEHNGVKLNALDVPGYPDFVGEMIMALKVADTAILVVNAAEGIQVGIETAWNEAATNGIPTMFVLNQLDRAESNFRDRVEQIKERFGRGAAVVQLPAGPSSRSIIDVLLMKQITFEPDKGTATYNEIEPAFQEEADRLHNELIESIAENDESLMELYFEQGSLTEDQMRQGIHIEMLKRQLFPIFITSAAENIGVSRLMTFIANVCPSPIEMPPAPTDTGTPVRTDSAGPPIAFVYRTMAEPHVGEYSFFRVYSGVLEQGMDLENAQTGATERLGQLFSLNGHEREQVTKMFAGDIGALVKLKNTHSNNTLRAKGSDVSIRGIQFPEPRYVTAVRSAKHGEEDRLAQGLHALSNEDPSLVVTLDPHLSQMLLGGQGEMHLAIAQFRLKNRFGVDVEYFKPKISYRETVQNSARASYRHKKQTGGAGQFADISLIVEPYQGDYHPPADISVRGETVLDTAWGAKLHFVDAIVGGVIDMRRFAGSIQKGILEAMQRGPIAGYPVGDVRVVAFDGSMHAVDSNDAAFKTAGRMGFREAFRQANPVILEPIDTLEVTVPAAYTGDVMGDLNVRRGRIQGIQGEGALQKIVAQIPEAELYRYATILRSMTQGRGLHKATFLQYETMPRSIQDKITKEAEVEVEA